The genomic interval GGCAATCGGTACGCCACGCTGTTCCTAGCCAACTTCGACCGCCCGAGCGGCCGCCTGCTATACGTCAACTGCGGCCATGTCCCGCCCCGTGTAACGCGGGCGGACGGCGGGATCGACAAGCTAGAGACGACCGGGTTGACGATGGGCATGTTCGACACGTGGATCGGCGAGTCCGCCACGACGACCCTGCACCCGGGTGAAACGCTGGTGGTCTGTTCCGACGGTGTGCCGGAGGCGATGAACGACGCCGACGAGCTCTTCGGCGACGAACGCTTCGACGACCTGCTGTGCACGCACGCCCACTTGCCGGTGCCCGAGCTGATTACCGCCATCAAGTCCGACGTGCAGGCCTTTGCCGGCGACCGGCGAAGCGACGACCTGACGCTGCTCGTCGCCCGGGTTACGGCGTAATCCTGCGCTCGACGAGGGCGTCGAGGGCGATCCGGAACCAGACCGTGAACGTCTCGGGTTGCTCCGCGACGGTGCGGCGCACGTCCTCCAGGGACATCCACTTCCAGCCGCCCACTTCATCCGTGTTCGGGACCGGCTCGCCCGCGTAGCGTCCGATGACGACATGGTCGTACTCGTGTTCCGTCAGGCCGTGATCCAGGTCCGTGCGATAGATGAAGCCGAAGGCCGTCTCGAGCGGACAGTCGAAACCCATCTCCTCGCGCAGCCGGCGGTGCGCCGCGTCCAGCACCGATTCGCCCGGCCGCGGATGGCTGCAACAGGTGTTCGACCAGAGCCCCCCCGAGTGGTACTTGCCCGACGCCCGCTGCTGCAACAACATTCGACCGGCGTCGTCGAAGACGAAGACGGAGAACGCCCGGTGGAGAAGTCCCTTCCGGTGCGCGGTCATCTTCTCCGCGACACCGGTTTCGCGATCCTGCGCGTCGACCGTCACGACCTCTTCGATCACGGACTGAACCATGGCGCCAAGACGCCAGCGTACAGCATGGCGCCAGTAACAAGGCCAGCCATCATCGCCGGAATCGCGATGGCCCTTTGTCCTGACGGGAAGAAACGCAAGAGCCACGTTCCGCTCACGGCCAGTATCGCGACGCCGAAACCGATCGGCCACTCTACAGGCACTCCCGTCAGGTAGCTGAATTGCAGCTCATCGAACACTCTGTTGTCCGGGATGGGCCTGCCCAGCAGCTCGTCGGCGATATGCCGAACGCCGGCCACGACACGGACCTGCGAGAGGTAGGCAATCGCGACAAAAACGGGAAGCGGCTTCCACCAGGCACATGCCCAGCAGCACAAGGCCACGACGAGATACGTCACAACCGGACCCGCCAGATGCGCCAGCGCCACCGCCCTGATGGGCGCGATGGCTGCCGCCGCTGCCAGATCGCCCGTGGCAATCGCCGTCCGGAACGGGATATTGGTCCACCCGACCGCCATCGGGTAGAAGCGCAGGTCCGGAACGTCAAGCAGCCAGTACACGACGTAGTGGCCTGCCTCGTGGGGCAATACCGCAAGCGGCGCGGCCGGAAGGCTCGCCAGGAACCACGGCAGTCCGATCCGCCAGAAAGGCCCGTTGGTTGCGAGGGTTGCCCGTTCCATCTGTTGCTATCGATCGAGGAACGTCAGTTCCCGAGCGCGGCACGATTCGCGACACGTCCGGGCGCGCTATGACACAGGTACGACAGCAACAGGTAGGCCTTCACATCGAAGGTGGCGTCGCCGTCGAGAACGAACTTCAAGTGGTTGACGCGCCGGTCAATCAGGCTCCACCAGAGTTCGTGCGGCAGAACGGCCACCGATCGCCCGGGCCATTCCAGGAGCGCGTCGCGCTTGTCGCTCGTGCAGGCGCCAAACCGATTGAGCAGCGAGAGCAACTGCCGGTCGTCATTCGAGATCCGCCCGGCGCGCTGACACGGGCGCGAGAACAGCCTTTCCAGGCCGACTCGCGGCAAGACGCCCTGGACCGGGTTGACATCGAGATGGAGCATCGGCACGCACGGCGTGCCGTCCAAACTGTACCGGAACGCGGAAAGCCGGACCGCCGCGTCGAGATGCCGGTGACGCGTCGACGTGAGGCCGGTGACATATGACATCACCGCGTCAGTTGGCACGTTGGCAAGGCAGACGCGAATGGTCGGCGTCGGGCGGTGCATCATCAAACCGATGTAGGCCACAGCGGCAGACCGGGGAAGCGGCTCGATACAGGTGTGGAGCGCGTCCCGCACGAGCCTGGCCACGGCGGCGGTCGTGGTGGCCTCGACCGCCCTCAGCACCTGATCGAACCAAGCCGACGGTCGGCCACGGCGCAACGGCGATAGCTTGACCAGACTGATGAACATCCCGGGTTCCGGAACGCGAGATGTGGCGCGACGCGTTCCGGCGCCCGTGACGCCCGCGCCGACAGCGACGTCGTACTCCAGCCAAACATGATCCAACGTCGCGCGGAGCGACGCACTGGTGATCCAGCGACGGCAGAAGGCCTGGAGACTCGCCCACCAGCCCGGCGCGCACCCTGCGTCTGCGAACTCGTGTCGAGCCAGAATCGCGGCGCCGCGCGGATAGATCGCCAGGACCAGATCGACTTGCGGCGCCGCATCACGCAAGCGGCACTCGAAGTAAATCATCTTCGACAATGCGGCAGGCAGATGATCAACTGCCGCTCCCAATCTGCTCAGGACGTCGTTCGAAACGAGCGGAAGTGGCAGTCGCGAACTCGCGGCCTGTAGGGTCGTGGTCAGCGAGTGCATTAGCGTGGACCCGCGAGCGATCCCCAACGCATTGCGCTACTCGCCACTCCAGTTGTAACTACCGGTCGGATCGTAGATGGTGGCCGGGCCATCAACACCGATGCCTCCAGCAACCGCCTCGAGTTCCTCCGCCGACAGTTCGTCCTCGGAGACAGGGTCGGGCAGTACAAACAGCACATCGCAATCGCTGCCCTTCTCGATGAATCTCAACCGAAGGTTCTCCGGGAATGGGTAGTCAGTCATCGTCTGGAGAGTCCTTCGTGGATCCGTGAGCAATCCCCTGCGCAAGTCTTCGTCCGCTACAGCCCGCGCCAGCACCTTGTCGATCTGAGCCGCCAATTTGGTATTCACCGTGATTTGCCTCCTGGAATCCCCTTGTTCGTGCATACCTAAACGCCCCGCGCGGCAGCAGGACCTCGCCCGGTGGCCCCGGCCATGCCGCCGGAGCCACCGGCGTTCGCTGCGCGCCTCGCTCCCTACTCGCCGCTGAAGATCCAGCCGTTGCACAGGTTGATGTGGAGGTCGCCGACGCCACCCGCAACCGCCTCGAGTTCCTGATCGGTCAGTTCGTCACCGGAGATCGGATCGGGCAGCACGAACATCGCGTCGCAGTCGCTGTCCTTTTCGATGAACTTCACCCGCAGGTTCTCCGGCACCGGCTCGCCGGCCATCTTCTCGAGCGTGGTGCGCGGGTCGCTCAGCAGCCCCGCCCGGAACTCGCTGTCGAGGGCAGACTTCGACAGCACCTCCTGCACGCGATCGTTAACGTTCTCAGCCATGTCATACCTCCTTGGGATGATGAGGGGAGCACCGCACCATGCGTTCGCTCCGATGGCCGCAATGAACGCAAGCTGCATGCCAAGTGACGACGAACGTGTCGCGGCGCCCCGTTCCGGAACCCGTAGGTTGCGTCAGCAACTTCCGAAGAACGACAGATCCGCCCACAGGTAACGACCGACGTGATCCCATGGTGCGCGGCGGGGCGCCAGAAGCCCCTCTCGATTCGGAAGAAGCACGTCTACGGCGACTGCAACCGGAGATACCGGCGTCGCCGCCCAGCCTCGACCGTGTGCGTGCTGCGGGAGCGGTTCTCCTCGAAAAACACGGAGTGCGGTCGGCGCCGAACGCCGGCACCAATGAGTAACGCCGGTTGACATCGCTGCCGACACAGGGTGGCGGCAAGCTCGCTGGCTGGGTAGGCACCGGCAGTTCGCAACTCAATTGCGAGCCCGTAATCGCCAAGGCCAGGGTCACCGACCGGCGGTTCCGGCACGGACTTTGCATCCCCGCCGGACGTGCATCGAACCGCAAGCCCGCGGCCCGGAGATTGCAAATGGTTTCTGCCAGTTGGTCGTGGCGACCTGCTTGCGATCCTGAGCGCGGTTCCCCTGGCATGCACGCCCGTCGCGTTCGGGCAGACCGCACCCGTCGGAATCAGCATCGGCACCGTGATGACAACTGTCCTGGCGGAGAGCCCCGACATCGAGCGGAGCACCCTCGCGATCGAAGCAGACGCTGCCGACCGGATCACCGCCGCCAGCCCGTTCGATTTCCGAATGCGCACGACGGTAGGCGGCGGGCGCGACAACATCGAGGTGAGCGGGGCGCTCGCGCCGACCGGCAACCTGACCACGCTCCTCTCGGGGACAAAGCTCTTCCGGTCCGGCGTCGCCATCTCTGCGGACGCTTCACTCGGAAGGTCCCGCGGTCTAGGCTCCCTGTCGCTCAATCAGGCGGACTCGTCGGTCTCCATCCGTGTCCCGTTGGCCGGCGGGCGCAAGGGGGGCGCAGCGGCAGGTATCGAACGCTCGGCGGAGCAATCGTATCGAGCAGCTCTGTTGGATCGCAGTCACGTGTCGGCCCTCGCGGTATTGCAGGCAGTTGCAGGGTACTGGCAGTACGCCGCCGCGCAGGAGCGACTCGAAATCCACCGGGCTTCGGCCGAGCGTGCGGAAGTCCTGGTTGAAGTCAC from Acidobacteriota bacterium carries:
- a CDS encoding isopentenyl-diphosphate Delta-isomerase, whose translation is MVQSVIEEVVTVDAQDRETGVAEKMTAHRKGLLHRAFSVFVFDDAGRMLLQQRASGKYHSGGLWSNTCCSHPRPGESVLDAAHRRLREEMGFDCPLETAFGFIYRTDLDHGLTEHEYDHVVIGRYAGEPVPNTDEVGGWKWMSLEDVRRTVAEQPETFTVWFRIALDALVERRITP
- a CDS encoding NHLP leader peptide family natural product precursor, giving the protein MQLAFIAAIGANAWCGAPLIIPRRYDMAENVNDRVQEVLSKSALDSEFRAGLLSDPRTTLEKMAGEPVPENLRVKFIEKDSDCDAMFVLPDPISGDELTDQELEAVAGGVGDLHINLCNGWIFSGE